Within the bacterium genome, the region CCGACGCCGACCTCGAGCTCATCGAGGGCGCCAGTGAATTCGTCGGCCAGACCCTCGGTCGCTACCGGGTCCTGCGCAAGCTCCGGACGACCTCGACGGGCATCGTTTACCGTGCCCTGGACACCCAGCTCGACCGCATCGTCGCCCTGAAAATCCTCCCCCACGGCCTCGGCGCTACGGGGTCGGAATCACCGAGCCCCGTGGAAGAGGAGGAGGCGCTGGAGGCCTTCCGTGAGGAGGTCAACCTCGCCGCCAACCTCGAGCATCCCAACATCCTCCCCGTCCACGACTTCGGCCGCTTCGGCGACAACTACTTCGTGGTGATGAAGCAGGCCGACGGGCACTCCCTGGCGCGGCACATCGAGAAGCGCGCCCCCCTGGCGCCCGTCGAGATGCTCCGCATCGGCATCCAGATCGCCACGGCCCTCGTGTATCTCCACAAGCGCTTCATCATCCACGGGCGGCTGTCGCCCTCGGGGATAATCCTCCAGGACTCGGGGCACGTCCTTCTGCGGGACATCACCTTCCTCGGCCGGAAACATCCCCGACCCCTCTCGCCCGAGGAGAAAATTTACCAGGCGCCCGAGCTGGAAAAGGGAGGCTCGTTCGACGCCCGCTCGGACATCTACTCCCTCGGCGTCATCCTCTACCAGCTCCTCACCGGCCACCTCCCCTACACCGAGGATGGCGGCGAGGCCGACGAGCTCACCGTGCGGGGCGTCCCGCTGTCCCTGGAAGAGCTCCTCATCTCCATGATCCAGCGCGACCCGGACAAGCGGATGAACTCCGTCGAGGATGTGCGCGAGCGGCTCCGGCGGGCCTACTCTCTCTCCATCACCTCCATGGCCGGCGAGGAGGACCTGACCGGGGAGTTCATAGACTTCTCCCGGCTCTCGACAGCCCAGGAATCGGACCGCCGCGTCATCCTGGAGGGATTGCTCAGCGCCCTGGCCAAGGACATAGACCTGAAGAGCATGCTGGTCGTGGACACCGACGCCGAGGCCCTGGACGCCATCGCCGCCGGGGAACCGGCCCCCACGAACTCCATCGGGCGCCTGTCTTTCTACTCCGCCCTGGACGAGACGGTGCGGCTGGCCAGAATGGGCCAACTGGCCGACGCCCTGGAAAACCTCGTCGGTGAGACGAAAATCGTGAAGGAAAAGGCGCTGCCGGCGACAAAAGCTTTCTTGGCCAGGGTGGGGGAAAGGGAGAGGAAGCTCAAGCGCGCACGCTTCATCCTGGGCAACAACCTGGTGACCGAGTTCCGCCGGGCGGCGGAGAGCTTTTCCCAGGTGCTCTCCGGCGATTCCAACTGCGAGGAGGCCCGCGAGGGGCTCGCCATCCTCTCCAGCCTCGGTGAATTCTGGCAGCAGGCGAAGGAAAAAACCAAGCCGAAGTGGCTTCTACCGGCTATCATACTCGGCGGAGCCGCGATTCTGACCGCGGTCCTGCTCCTGATGTTCGGCGGCCCAGACCCGGGGATGCTGGCCGACACCCTCTCCCCGCGCGGCTTCCTCCCCGGCGGCATCCAGAACCTCCTCGGCGAGGCCACCGGGGCCGAATCCGTGCTGGCTCTGCCCTCGGCCCCGGTCAGCGAGCCCACCTTCTCCGGCGATTGGGTCCTCGTCCCCCTCGAGGGGGCCACCCTGGCCGCTTACTCCCTGGCCTCGGAGGAGGAGGTTTGGCGCCAGAGCGACTATCCGGTGGACCACCCCCCGCTGGTCTACCGGAAGGAGATAA harbors:
- a CDS encoding PQQ-binding-like beta-propeller repeat protein, giving the protein MYCPACGKENPDHARFCRHCGTRMPDLATETTTDADLELIEGASEFVGQTLGRYRVLRKLRTTSTGIVYRALDTQLDRIVALKILPHGLGATGSESPSPVEEEEALEAFREEVNLAANLEHPNILPVHDFGRFGDNYFVVMKQADGHSLARHIEKRAPLAPVEMLRIGIQIATALVYLHKRFIIHGRLSPSGIILQDSGHVLLRDITFLGRKHPRPLSPEEKIYQAPELEKGGSFDARSDIYSLGVILYQLLTGHLPYTEDGGEADELTVRGVPLSLEELLISMIQRDPDKRMNSVEDVRERLRRAYSLSITSMAGEEDLTGEFIDFSRLSTAQESDRRVILEGLLSALAKDIDLKSMLVVDTDAEALDAIAAGEPAPTNSIGRLSFYSALDETVRLARMGQLADALENLVGETKIVKEKALPATKAFLARVGERERKLKRARFILGNNLVTEFRRAAESFSQVLSGDSNCEEAREGLAILSSLGEFWQQAKEKTKPKWLLPAIILGGAAILTAVLLLMFGGPDPGMLADTLSPRGFLPGGIQNLLGEATGAESVLALPSAPVSEPTFSGDWVLVPLEGATLAAYSLASEEEVWRQSDYPVDHPPLVYRKEIISASGQVLTLRDADGSTIATHNIEERLAGIPALGPEGQLYVANEKGTIYAFDLATPSKLRFLWSISSQARPAGLFPTPAGKKLLVSFIDGSLVLFDGFNGGELWRYQIQGSNVPTARSPQPIITGNTVYIAASNRCIALSLEDGSLLWEQELSGPLGNPTLWEGSLFIPSGDGRIYRLLADGGNVAEVENLGNGLTLERPLVCGSELILRLTDGGLLPVRTTDLRPVNRELPKADFPLAATKGSAWLIRGTRVYRLSSSEED